A genomic segment from Spinacia oleracea cultivar Varoflay chromosome 3, BTI_SOV_V1, whole genome shotgun sequence encodes:
- the LOC110797509 gene encoding cytochrome P450 81Q32, giving the protein MLTWVISLMFISLIVYKLLLSNTNKKRLPPSPPSLPIIGHLHMLKQPLHECFHNIATKYGEIILLKFGVRNVLLISSPNAVQECLVKNDTVFADRPNTLVGTLLHYNNTSIAFSPYNDHFRTLKRLLTQEVFSSTKAPLFSSIRVDECRILLRDLWSETEANTQKPMKISINKGVMECGLNIMTRITSGKRYYGKDVENIVIANVFRTLMKEGSVLSAADNPGDFLPMLKFLFRGLKKKMLAWMEKTDSFYQRILDERKKMDGSSTSTKAVIDVLISAQKQDPVFFTNEVIKGMLMVLILAGSDTTASTIEWALSLLLNHPEEMNKAQSEIDAVIGHDRLLNEEDISKLPHLQNIVNETLRLYPPTPLLLPHQSSDDSTICGYEVPRGTMLMVSLWTIHRDPKVWDEPEKFIPERFEVKDAELMYKLLPFGLGRRACPGTSMGKKAVCLVLGSLIHCFDFQRIGKEMVDMSQCNGLTMPKAIPLEALCKVRPCMANLLAKEFNL; this is encoded by the exons atgtTAACATGGGTAATCTCACTTATGTTCATATCATTAATAGTTTATAAGTTGTTATTATCAAACACAAATAAGAAAAGGTTACCCCCAAGTCCACCATCACTACCCATAATCGGGCACCTTCACATGCTAAAACAACCCCTTCACGAGTGTTTCCACAATATAGCCACCAAGTATGGAGAAATCATACTCCTTAAATTCGGTGTTCGTAATGTCCTCCTCATCTCCTCCCCTAACGCAGTTCAGGAATGTCTTGTTAAAAACGACACCGTATTTGCTGACAGACCCAACACACTTGTTGGAACACTGTTGCACTACAACAATACCTCGATTGCGTTTTCGCCTTACAATGATCACTTCCGTACACTTAAACGACTCTTGACTCAGGAGGTGTTTTCATCAACTAAGGCTCCTCTTTTCTCTTCAATTCGTGTTGATGAATGTCGTATCCTTCTCCGCGATTTGTGGTCGGAAACAGAAGCTAATACTCAGAAGCCAATGAAGATCAGTATCAATAAAGGGGTTATGGAATGTGGGCTTAATATTATGACCAGGATTACTTCTGGGAAAAG GTACTACGGAAAGGATGTGGAGAATATTGTTATAGCGAATGTGTTCAGAACCTTAATGAAGGAGGGATCAGTTCTAAGTGCAGCTGATAATCCAGGGGATTTTCTACCAATGTTGAAGTTTTTGTTTAGAggtttgaagaagaagatgTTAGCGTGGATGGAGAAAACAGACAGCTTTTACCAACGGATCCTTGATGAGCGAAAGAAAATGGATGGTAGTAGTACTAGTACTAAGGCTGTAATCGATGTTCTAATTTCAGCTCAAAAACAGGACCCTGTATTCTTCACAAACGAAGTGATTAAAGGTATGCTTATGGTACTAATACTTGCTGGATCAGACACAACAGCATCCACCATAGAATGGGCATTATCACTTCTCCTAAACCATCCTGAAGAAATGAACAAGGCACAATCAGAGATTGATGCAGTTATAGGACATGATCGCTTATTAAATGAAGAAGATATTTCCAAACTACCTCATCTTCAAAATATTGTAAACGAGACACTTCGTTTGTACCCACCAACACCACTTCTTCTCCCACACCAATCGTCAGATGATTCTACAATTTGTGGTTATGAGGTACCACGAGGAACGATGTTGATGGTTAGTCTTTGGACCATTCATAGGGATCCAAAGGTATGGGATGAACCAGAAAAGTTCATTCCAGAGAGATTTGAGGTCAAGGATGCAGAACTTATGTATAAGCTTTTACCATTTGGACTTGGTAGGAGGGCTTGTCCGGGGACTTCTATGGGTAAAAAAGCTGTGTGTTTGGTGTTAGGTTCACTAATTCATTGTTTCGACTTTCAAAGGATTGGTAAAGAGATGGTGGATATGTCTCAATGCAATGGACTTACTATGCCTAAAGCTATACCATTGGAAGCCCTTTGCAAAGTTCGTCCTTGTATGGCTAATTTACTTGCTAAAGAATTCAATCTATAA
- the LOC110796633 gene encoding NDR1/HIN1-like protein 26 has translation MSQIDIKSPKHCANKRFHFNKKLFKIISTLIFSILSLTLLIWFLLHPSNPQFILQELDIYQLNFTSPHVLNSSLEITLEARNPNQKVGIYYDELQAYASYKRQQITLDTSIPPYYQGQQDSNLISASLVGNGLPVSPSLGYELGRDQASGKMILVVKLDGRIRWKVASWVSGRYRINVKCVTILPLTPFNPRGYMNSRQGTQCSTNL, from the coding sequence ATGTCTCAAATCGACATCAAATCACCAAAACATTGCGCCAACAAACGTTTCCACTTCAATAAAAAGCTCTTCAAAATCATCTCAacactcatattctcaatcctCTCATTAACCCTTCTAATTTGGTTCCTCCTCCACCCTTCAAACCCTCAATTCATCCTCCAAGAACTCGACATCTACCAACTCAATTTCACGTCCCCTCACGTGCTCAACTCCTCCCTCGAAATCACCTTAGAAGCAAGAAACCCGAACCAAAAGGTTGGAATTTACTACGACGAGTTACAAGCTTATGCATCCTACAAAAGACAGCAAATTACACTAGACACCTCAATTCCTCCTTATTACCAAGGACAACAAGATAGTAACTTGATATCGGCTTCTCTCGTTGGAAACGGCCTCCCTGTGTCTCCTTCCCTCGGTTATGAACTTGGTCGTGATCAAGCTTCCGGGAAGATGATATTAGTCGTAAAGCTTGATGGACGCATAAGATGGAAGGTTGCGAGTTGGGTTTCGGGAAGATATCGGATAAATGTTAAGTGTGTGACAATTCTGCCTCTTACACCATTTAATCCAAGAGGGTATATGAATTCTAGGCAGGGGACTCAATGCTCTACCAACTTATAG
- the LOC110797517 gene encoding acidic endochitinase SE2 → MAPKITSVLFLFSLLIFASFKSSHSSQIVIYWGQNGDEGSLIDTCNSGNYGTVILAFLSSFGNGQTPVLNLAGHCDPATNCGSLSTDIKACQQAGIKVLLSIGGGAGGYSLSSTDDANQVADYLWNTYLGGQSTSRPLGDAVLDGIDFDIESGDNRFWDDLARSLAGHNNGQKTVYLSAAPQCPFPDASLNTAIDTALFDYVWVQFYNNPPCQYDNTADNLLSAWNQWISVQAGQVFLGLPASTDAANSGFIPTDVLTSQVLPTIKGSAKYGGVMLWSKAYDNGYSSAIKGSV, encoded by the coding sequence ATGGCACCCAAAATCACATCAGTTCTGTTCCTATTTTCTCTCTTAATCTTTGCTTCATTCAAGTCTTCCCACAGTTCGCAAATAGTCATATACTGGGGCCAAAACGGCGATGAAGGAAGTCTTATAGACACTTGTAACTCCGGAAACTACGGAACTGTGATCCTAGCTTTTCTATCTAGCTTTGGGAATGGCCAAACCCCGGTTCTTAACTTAGCTGGGCACTGTGACCCTGCTACAAATTGTGGCAGCCTAAGCACGGACATCAAAGCATGCCAACAAGCAGGCATTAAGGTGCTCCTTTCTATAGGAGGTGGGGCTGGAGgctattctctctcctcaaccgatGACGCAAACCAGGTTGCCGATTATCTCTGGAACACATATCTAGGGGGTCAGTCTACTTCTCGACCCCTCGGAGATGCGGTTTTAGACGGTATTGATTTTGATATCGAATCTGGTGATAACAGATTTTGGGATGACCTAGCAAGATCTTTGGCAGGTCATAACAATGGTCAGAAAACAGTTTACTTATCAGCAGCTCCTCAATGCCCTTTCCCAGATGCTAGCTTAAACACTGCTATAGACACAGCCTTATTCGACTACGTGTGGGTTCAGTTCTATAATAACCCCCCTTGTCAATATGATAACACTGCTGATAATCTCTTAAGTGCTTGGAACCAATGGATATCAGTTCAAGCTGGACAGGTCTTCCTTGGACTACCAGCATCCACTGATGCTGCTAACAGTGGGTTTATACCTACAGATGTTCTTACATCTCAAGTACTTCCTACTATCAAGGGTTCCGCTAAATATGGAGGAGTTATGTTATGGTCAAAGGCATATGACAATGGGTACAGCAGTGCTATTAAAGGCAGTGTTTAA
- the LOC110797525 gene encoding uncharacterized protein, giving the protein MPQSQPPHPPSNQYNPKNPTVNNQPPLPSFSKSANLPDFLLTALSVFLFITAPKHHLPPRAISLSSPPPSTNRRFIRLTSAMSQNSSPNPNSRAFPTPQSLSDWLKPRLPSDSFSAWGTRPGTKNVHNLWLELADGETFLVDEIPPIRNLEVACVRVLGNNNMVLVESHQELSDGSIRKRNRPLSEKLKSGEDIEAAAKRAIKEELGSAIFRVNDGGKTVQFDEIVRIVMDSYGKKVEERTSVSYPGLPACYVLHTVDAFVEGLPEGEFSTEEETEYEGCGNEVVDEAVSVKKHFWKWVPADSV; this is encoded by the coding sequence ATGCCCCAATCACAACCACCGCATCCACCGTCCAATCAGTACAATCCAAAGAATCCAACGGTCAATAATCAACCACCTCTCCCATCCTTCTCAAAATCTGCTAACCTCCCTGACTTTCTCCTCACAGCTCTCTCTGTCTTCCTCTTCATCACCGCCCCCAAACATCACCTTCCTCCGCGcgcaatttctctctcctcccctccTCCGTCTACTAATCGCCGCTTCATTCGCCTCACTTCCGCCATGTCCCAAAATTCTAGCCCTAACCCTAATTCCCGCGCCTTTCCCACTCCTCAATCTCTCTCCGATTGGCTTAAACCTCGATTACCATCCGATTCTTTTTCTGCTTGGGGCACAAGACCCGGCACTAAAAACGTTCATAATCTATGGCTTGAGCTCGCTGATGGTGAAACTTTTCTCGTCGATGAAATTCCCCCAATTCGGAATTTAGAGGTAGCTTGTGTTAGAGTTTTGGGTAATAATAATATGGTTTTGGTTGAATCTCATCAGGAGTTATCTGATGGGTCCATACGTAAAAGAAATCGTCCGTTATCGGAGAAATTGAAGTCCGGTGAGGACATAGAGGCCGCCGCAAAACGGGCTATTAAAGAAGAATTGGGGTCTGCGATTTTTAGGGTTAATGATGGTGGAAAAACTGTGCAATTTGATGAGATTGTAAGGATTGTGATGGATTCTTATGGGAAGAAGGTTGAAGAAAGGACATCAGTTTCATATCCGGGTTTGCCAGCTTGTTATGTATTGCATACTGTGGATGCTTTTGTGGAGGGGTTGCCTGAGGGTGAGTTTTCTACTGAGGAGGAGACAGAGTATGAAGGTTGTGGTAATGAGGTTGTGGACGAAGCAGTTTCTGTAAAGAAGCATTTCTGGAAATGGGTTCCTGCTGATTCAGTGTGA
- the LOC110797534 gene encoding uncharacterized protein: protein MDFLDDPFADPVVTKAPPTGRFQPKAKPRPKKGPLAAVRPVITTATKEPPLTSVPQDSVLDKSVQSNDLVEVLSDAPQNSSLADYESSGNLLEKGKTSVEATDLTGSAVIEHSDIAGLSTTEAGCHDETSTQDASSIQNEEQLSDFPNVSFASASLLRPCNVQTAPDESIDKTFQDTDFQIDVEQLEAGDFSCLDSIDITTEGAAAFEKRAVKFQPKPKAQIDRLKKDLVEASHLPLKLPSENQYTMRDGSIHAEEPDTDSDILHMRPDGNFSLDSSAYQPDAAVFEDTDSLMPENLPLQREDHGETNSNDALGSFAKSVDEGFLSGFEGNENGYELLNGINGGFNDNNSSYDRAPDESALNRDENNDGDHLAVETSQKKRPRKSKKVAAENKKPARKRKKAAQELDEPIEKPPKKFPRATRRKRIVDKALLEVPDDELDLQRVPIRDLIILAEYKERQNRKEAAAVMPPPTSERIDDLPPEDPPYYDDNETYGYDQDGETFDNPSTFEVQKDTGYFNYQSFMTKEPRMRWTKQDTELFYQALSQFGSDLSMIQQLFPGRTRHQIKLKYKKEERQNPMRLHDALTSRRQDLSHFELVIKRLEEQAAEDAKMDKDDSVCITGEEEGPEEVLNTHDDVVNSKKKEEGGAVDQEPDKRQVEIPPKSYYSEEEEIDWSSYKILHSLGGLKGV from the exons ATGGATTTTCTGGATGATCCCTTTGCTGATCCTGTGGTTACCAAAG CTCCACCTACCGGTAGGTTTCAGCCTAAAGCTAAACCACGACCTAAGAAAGGACCATTGGCAGCCGTTCGACCTGTCATTACCACAGCTACAAAGGAGCCGCCTTTAACATCAGTTCCACAAGATTCAGTCTTGGATAAATCTGTTCAGTCAAATGATCTTGTAGAAGTTTTATCAGATGCTCCTCAGAATTCATCCTTAGCAGATTATGAAAGTTCAGGAAATCTCCTTGAAAAGGGGAAAACATCAGTTGAAGCAACGGATTTGACAGGTTCAGCTGTTATCGAGCATTCAGATATTGCTGGTCTATCCACAACAGAAGCTGGTTGTCATGATG AGACGTCGACTCAGGATGCATCCAGTATTCAGAATGAAGAGCAGTTATCAGATTTCCCCAATGTTTCTTTTGCCAGTGCTTCACTGCTCAGGCCATGTAATGTACAAACTGCTCCTGATGAGTCTATAGACAAGACATTCCAAGATACTGACTTTCAGATAGATGTTGAGCAGCTG gAAGCAGGGGATTTTTCTTGCCTCGACTCTATAGATATAACGACTGAGGGCGCTGCTGCTTTTG AAAAGAGAGCTGTTAAATTCCAGCCCAAGCCTAAGGCACAAATTGATAGACTGAAGAAAGATCTAGTTGAGGCTTCTCATCTACCTCTGAAGCTTCCTTCTGAAAATCAATATACGATGAGGGATGGCTCTATTCATGCTGAAGAACCTGACACTGATTCTGATATTTTGCATATGAGGCCTGATGGCAATTTTTCTTTAGATTCTTCCGCGTATCAACCTGATGCTGCAGTCTTTGAAGATACAGATTCATTGATGCCTGAAAATTTACCGCTACAG AGGGAGGACCACGGTGAAACGAATTCAAATGATGCATTAGGCTCTTTTGCCAAATCAGTAGATGAAGGATTTTTGTCAGGATTTGAAGGAAATGAAAATGGATATGAACTGCTAAATGGAATCAATGGTGGGTTTAATGACAATAACAGCTCTTACGACAGAGCACCTGATGAATCAGCTCTAAATAGGGATGAAAACAATGATGGCGACCATTTAGCAGTAGAGACTTCACAAAAGAAAAGACCACGAAAGTCTAAGAAAGTTGCAGCTGAAAATAAAAAACCAGCTAGAAAGAGGAAGAAGGCAGCACAGGAACTTGATGAACCTATTGAAAAACCTCCAAAGAAGTTCCCTCGTGCAACTCGACGAAAAAGAATCG TGGACAAGGCCTTGCTTGAAGTACCAGATGATGAGCTGGACCTCCAAAGGGTGCCGATTAGGGATTTGATCATACTTGCAGAGTATAAAGAGCGTCAAAAC AGGAAAGAAGCAGCAGCAGTTATGCCACCACCGACTAGTGAGAG GATTGATGACTTGCCACCAGAGGACCCTCCTTATTATGATGATAACGAGACATATGGTTATGATCAAGATGGAGAGACTTTTGATAATCCTTCAACCTTTGAGGTTCAAAAAGATACAGGCTACTTTAATTATCAGTCATTCATGACAAAAGAACCAAGAATGAGATGGACAAAGCAGGACACTGAATTGTTTTACCAG GCTCTCAGCCAATTTGGGTCAGACTTATCAATGATACAACAACTTTTCCCTGGGCGCACTCGGCATCAAATCAAATTGAAATATAAAAAGGAAGAACGCCAAAACCCTATGAGACTTCATGATGCTTTGACTAGCAGAAGACAAG ATCTTTCACATTTTGAGCTAGTAATTAAGAGGCTGGAAGAACAAGCTGCAGAAGATGCAAAAATGGATAAGGATGATTCAGTTTGCATAACTGGCGAGGAAGAAGGGCCAGAGGAAGTTCTCAACACTCAT GACGACGTTGTAAATTCCAAGAAGAAAGAAGAAGGCGGAGCTGTTGATCAAGAGCCAGATAAGCGCCAAGTCGAAATCCCCCCCAAGTCTTATTACAGTGAAGAAGAGGAAATAGACTGGAGTTCATATAAAA TCTTGCACTCTTTAGGAGGTTTGAAAGGCGTCTGA